The genomic DNA ATAAGTGCCACaacaaattatacatttttgaaaCCGTGATGTGAGTGTGATGGATATTTCTAAAGATGATTcatataatataacatttaaggaaacaaatgttttttttattattattttggagcCATGTGTCCTAACCAACAAGTGAGAGGAATGTGTTATCAAATGAACATAGATTACATTGATTTGATGTATATAATATAGTAAAAGAAACATTTGAATAAACAAAAACTGTCTGTCTTTAAAGAGGAATCCCACTGATTATTCAAAACCTTTGCATAATTATACAGTTCAGATATAAAGTCATTAAGAAGGGTCTAAGGTGAATGCTTGATTTCACAGATATGTACAGAATAAAGACTCTTGAttgtggtggtgataggaatcAGATATTAGAAAAATGTAATGACCAAAGGTGGGTAGAGTAGCCAAATATTGTACTCAAGTAAGATTActgttactttagaataatatgactgaagtaaaagtaaaaagtagtcACCTAAATAATTACTTGAGTAAGAGTAAAATTATGTGAAAAACattaagtaaaaaaaactaCTCAAGTACTGAGTAacctctttgtttaataatcagGTCAAATAATAATACACTGCATAAcgcacaaaaatataaaactgcaATGAACAAATTCAGAGCTGGGGAATATTTcttaaacaactaaaacaatGATAAATTAAATCTTTACACAGTAACAAATTAAATTCAGCCATATTaacttaataataaaacaatgggCTCAATAGGTAGGTTACAAAGAATAAGAACAAGaagagtaaaaaacaaaaaggcagTCTATACATACGTTTATGTAAAccataaagtgtgtgtgtgtgtgtgtgtgtgtgtagttttgtgtatttacatgttCACTAACTAGGCAGAGATTACAAAGAATAACAAGAAGAACAAGTTATTTATGTCTGAACATAAACCATaaactctgtgtctgtttgtgtgtgtacaatttATCCAAACAGTAAATGTAACGGAGTACATGTAGTGCATTACTACCCACCTCTGGTAATTAATTAAATCTAACTCTAAAACAGAAAACTAAcatgttataaatatatcagaGAAGCTTCAGAATATTTAGAACTAAATTAGATttctcagtgtgttctcccagtgtccatctGGTTGTCCctgggggctccggtttcctccacggtccaaaaatacacacagtggtcggtggattggctactcaatagtgtccataagtgtgagtgaatatgtgagtgtgtgtcactccatggtgtgttcccaccatatgctcaatgattccggacccaccgcgaccctgaactagataagcgttacagacaatgaatgaatgaatatatttcttaaaatcATTATATGGTTAACAGGTCTTTGTAAGCTGCGACGTAGTGAAACTGTACAGCCTTGTGGTCATGGGAGAGGGGCCCCACTGAAAGAAGACACAGGActcacaaagacaaaaaaacaggacaaaaaatgtatttaaagacTCTAACTGACTCAAACTGACTCAAAAATATGCCGTGGTCCTCTTAGCCCTGCAGCTAATATTCACCAACCACCCAGAGCTAGCAGTAATCAGCCTGCTGACACAAAAAGCTCCGATTGCAAAGCCTCCAGATTCCACCCTAGTTAATTAGAGTTTTCTCCTGagcacacaaaagaaaaatgagagaaCCCTTCCTTCTGGTCTGGCCCCACCCCTTTCTCTAACAGTGACTAACCAACATAAACCAATAAATTCACATCAATTCTGCCTTTGCGTTTTGTCATGATTGACAAGCTTCTGGCCAATCAGTCCCTACTTGACACGCTCGGAACCACGTGTGAGCAGGTACTGAAAAAGAACCCACTTCTATGTTCCAGGTACCAAATtggcctaatggaaaagcaaaaaagttgAATAGAGCCAAGTCAAATCTAATCCTTATTGATGTAGTTAAGTGCACATTGATTTGAACTCAATTTTATACTTACTCTGCATTTCTGGGTATTTCATTAAGTAGAGCAAAGCCCAGCGTATTGTAGAGGCTATGGTTTCTGTCCCTGCCTCCAACATGTCcatcaaaataaacactaatgtgTCAGATCTGAAGCCAGCTTGAGGATCACTCTTCTTCTATAAAATTTATGCAGAAAAGTACCACATTTTGTATATGAGTTTGATTCTTTAACAAAATTTCAAGTTCCACTGACTTTTCAGAtttgaaatggaaaaaaaatgtgttttctttaaCTTACCTTCTCCATTTCTACCAGGTAAGCATCAATGTAGTCTCGTGGATCTGAGGGGTCCCAGTTCTGCTTGTGCTTTTTGATCTCTTCTTTCATAAAATCAATTATCTGAGAGTAATCAGAAAACATCTGCTGGTGTTCACCAGGAATGTAATCAAAGATGCGCGGGAATAGGTTGTATAACTGCAGAAAATCACAAATGAAACAATCAACATTATGTGAACATTATGGCTAATTATGCTGCAAAATTTATGATAATGCCAAGATTTATGAAAAATTCTTTACGTACATGAGCTTTAGTAGAACCTGCCAGAAATATAGCTTCAATGTCCAAGCGAAGAATGTTAAGAAACTGTTCATCATGATAGTCAAAACGATGCCCAAACATCATAGCACAGATTATGTTTGAAACAGCAGAGTACACATAGAATTGGGGATTAAATGGACCTGtatgtaaaaacaaacatcatAATTTTTGTCAAGGTTTTTATGAAGGCTGAATGATAGACTGTATTCAGTCACATTTCCAATTACAGTGTATAAAGACTCATATTACATGTATTCTCATGCTAATTCTAGATGCTAATAGTGTCTGTTATGGACAATGTAGATAAAGTGTCTGTTACGGACAACATAGGTATTACATTTCTTGCACTGTGAAACATGAAaaattctaaaaaaataaaataaaaacagatttctGTGTAATATTCAATGTTTTTGTCTCAATGTAATTTTTTACAAAGTgccttttttatcattttaaattggcAGTTGGATTTTCTTTCACCAAAGACAATGACCACTTACCCTTTACCTCTTTGAAAGTGTCGCAAAGACAGAGGCACTCCTGTTGGATACTCAGCTCAAGATCCTTTCTTGCCTCACCAAAGTAGCGCAAGTGGGAGATGAGAaattttctctgtgacttccACATATACCCATTACTCAACGACACACCTTTTCAGCACAAGAGAAGGTAAAATATAGTTAGTTTGTAAGTGCTAAATAGTTTGATTTAAATAGGAATGTTTTGTGTATCCTTGTGtatccttatatatatatatatcatacatttattaaaaccacaatcatcacaaatatataatgatatttgaatgatattttatatatttttctaattaAACCACTATCTAGCAAAGAAAATTTGAAGATTTTAGGAACAGAATTTtacttggatttttttttcagcatttatTTAGTTAGAATAGTGCCTCTCTCACTGCTCCCAGGGCTTTTTTATGGCCAAGCTTTTTAGAGGAGAAGGCCTGGGAGCTGTGAGagatagtgttgctttaaagggtCCAGACTCCCTGCAGGTTGGACTGCATGGCTTGTGTGAGTTAGGCATGATGACGTTCTCTTGAGGACAGTAAAGCCCTATGTTGAACATCAAGTTCATTTTCAgtaattattttgtgtgtgtgtgtgtgcaaatcaTTTGTGCTGGACCTTGAATTTAAGGTGAATAAAATTTTCTCCTTCAACTTGCATATGCTATGTATACACAGATcggccataacattatgaccacctccttgtttctacactcactgtccattctcccagcttcactgaccataaaggaacactatgtagtttTAAGGATATTATGCATGAACAAAGGACCATATATGCACATGTTATTAAGTGGACATCATGTATGAATGCCTAACTGTTCTGGGTCTCTACATATAGTTTCTGAGTCCTTGGGAATGGAATGTTAgatacagctctctctctccattccatACAGATAGGTTACTTTAAACAACGGTCATATGCTTTGACCCTGTTTGAACAGATAAGGTACTTAAAAATTTCAGCAGCACAACTGTGGCTGTACCAGAGCAACACAAACTAACCCACCAGTACGTCAGTATCACTTCAGTGCTGAGTATGATGAAGAAGATTTCCAGCAGACACGTCTTGagttgtaaatataaatttattacACAAAAGAACAGCGTCTTTACAAGCTCAAAAGAACCTGGAGAGAGAATGCCGAtctcattcttctctctctctttagtcCAAAATTCCTACTTATATAGGCCTTATATAGGTGCATACTTCATACtgcaccacacattttcaattgaAGAATGACTCTccaattgaaaatgtgtggtgcaGTATGAAGCGCAAAATATGACAATGGAAACCccagactgttgagcaactgaagttgtacatcaagctagaatgggaaagaattccacctacaaagcatcaaaaattagtgtcctcagttcccaatgcttactgagtgttgttaaaagaaaaggtgataacacagtggtaaacatgcctgtcccaactttttcaGAATTTGTGGCAGgtctcaaattcaaaatgagtgaacatttgaaaaaaaaaaatcaataaagtttatctgtttgaacattaaatatcttgtctttgaaGTGTATTCAATTGTAtgtaggttgaaaaggatttgcaaatcattgcattgtttttatttatgttttacacaacgtcccaacttcattggaattggggttatatatatataataataaattatataatgaTTTAATGATTTGCACTTACTCCGGCCTTTATAGAGTTTATCAAACAGTGGGATGACCGGACGGTCAGCAAAGCTGTCCAGTTGAGTCACCAGAGCTTCTTTCACCATTTTGTATCCAGAAATGAATACAATTTTATCACTGCCCCATCGAACACTAAACACATCTCCATACTTTTTGGAGAGCTGGAACACAATTATAATTTCCTTAATCAACcgtatttgttatatatatatatatatatatatatatatatatatatatatatatatatatatatatatatatatatatatatatatatatacttacatacatacataaaatgtttcattataaGCACCATTTTACAATACATGTATTTATCTCACCTTGTCTACGGTTTTGTGGTCTACTCCAGTGAAGACATTTCCAATGAAAGGTGGGCGCCAGGGACCAGGTGGGAAATTAGTTGGATTCTTGTTCCTAATGATGTCAATGagtaaaatgaaaagaaacagGCATAACAGCCAGGTCTTAAAATCAAAGTATTCCAGTAAGTCGTGCAAGAACATGGCTGGAGCTTGAGAAGATCTAACCGAGTTCCTATATatagggtgtgtgtttgtatctttctgttctttgtgtgagtgtgcgtgtgtgcttaTGTAAGTCTCAGAATGAACTCAATAACTTGTTTAACATACACGCTTGTTCACTTTTCCCAAGAACCAAAATGGTAAGACGGTTAAATTTTGGTCATATTTATCACTAGCACGAATAGAAAACCATTTTTTCAAAGATCACCTGTAACTTATTTCATACAAGGTTTATCactgaatatttatattatagaaTATTTCTTGCCATAATCATAACTCAGTTAGACATTTATGTCTTGAAACATCAGTTCATTAATCTTTTGAAAGGGGACTCTTATCAAAGAGTTTTCATATCaggaaaatatttcaaattctATTTAAGCCCCCTATCTAATTTAATGAGAGCAATTCCATCCTGAATAAATACCGAATAACTTCATTCCTTTCTTGAaggcagccgtggccttgaggttaggagaagtgagcttgaggcCGGAGGGTCCCTGGTTCCAATTCCTGGGACGGGCAAGGAAAAATGCACTCACGGCTGAAGTTCCtttgagcaaagcacctaacccccaaactgctccccgggcgccgAGGTGGATGGCAGCCccagttgtgtgtgttcactgccacggatTGGTCAAATGCATagaagcaatttccctaaggAGATCAATAAAGTTGTTTCAGATTTGAAATTAGAGTGCAGCTTATTTCCTCATGTCTCAGAATGATCATTCACTcatcttcatcctgttcagggtcgtggtgggtccgcagcctacctggaattactgggaTCAATGCaataacacacccacacagaaactgtgaacacaccaaaatcctcacagacagtgattcaaATCGAGGTTTAAATGCAcaaccctggaactgtgtggcaATGATTCTGCATGCAGCATTACTAGGCTGGCCTTCTCTgcaagatgaaagctttaaatgCTGtatatgttctgttctgaacagTCAAATTTACTTTTTACTGAATCATTTcaaggtggcatggtggtgtaACAggaagtgtcactgtcacacagctccagtgtcctttaagccctgctctgggtgactgtctgaatcGTTTCATGGCAGAATGTATCgccacaaattaaaatatattctctTGTGACCTTGTAGGAAGATTGTATGTTTGAACAATGAAACTTGTATCAGCAAATGTTTACGTGATTTAGATTCTCTAGAATCTCAGTTGTATATCGTAGCTGTCTAATCAAAAATACgtctctccatttttgtcaatttttagtttactacatcatttgaacacagcagctttccttcacattgtgtaaaaaattCCTGTGGAATGGGCcattagaaatgctccaaaataagtATTTActttcacttccattgaaagttaagaacgtttttccttctcctacaAAGTTTCTATTTTGggatatttttaattggacagcgacaatattcAGGAACATCAATTTGCTTCTGGGGACCTGTACCTAGACTGTATTACTCTAATGACAGGTGCACACTGACCTTTCTAATATCACAGTTCCTCAATGTCACTTGTGtatgaataattatatattattaaacaaCTTATGGGACTGCATTTGTACATTTGAAATAAGATTCCTTATGTGATAAATGAATTGGGGACAATTACATGTACATAGTGCTTTTCTAGGCACAGTGTTTTTGTATTCTTTGGAACAATAGGGAATTactccaaataaaataaatgacactGATGATGTTGTGCATGTGATGTTCATGAGCACTGCACTAACAATGTTTGTGGACTATGATGTTTGTACCTCACTGAGTATTCTGgtcaaacaaaatatttaaacagagtGGTCAATGCAACGTGACTATGGGAGTGACTGGGacaaaggggtgtgattatATAAGACAGATCCAAATTAACCCAAAGGTTCAAAAGAAATTATGTATTTACTGGCTTATTTTACTTATCAATATCTTTATATTGCTTTAATATGAGTTATTCCATACAACTGATGTGGTTTTGTTAAAGTGATAGTGATTTTCAGAAATTGTtggtatttttgtgtgtgtaaaatatttatgcAAGATCTTGAGTTGAACCTAAAACTATTAGCTAATTTTTCTTAGATTCTCCATACATCCTACACAATACAAGGCAGATAGTGCGTATGCTACGTATACatagatcagccataacattatggcgacttccttgtttctacactcactgcccattctcagtccatctgttgctcggCATATTTTGTTTGcgtcctttcaccctgttcttcaaaaggTCAGGAACCTCATAGgagcaccacagagcaggtatgatttggatggtggatcattctgtgctgcattgacactgatgtggtggtagtatgttagtgtgtgtcgttctggtatgagtggataaTAGGacgcagcagtgctgctggtcttctcactgtccactctttttttgtgtgtccacAGTAGCTATTAtgtcactgcacagtttgtgtctgTCATATTTTAGTCCTTTGACAGTGGACACCAgacactgtcggctggatatttttggaatATTCCACCACCACGTGTCAGTATCATGACTGCACGAATGATTATCTTACGTTATAATTATCTTATAACAAAATCTTATACCTATTTTGTGCTTGGATTCAACAGATAACATATTGTTATGTTCATGCAATATATGACACTACAAATACATATAACATCCATAATAATTTTATGCATAATGAGACATATgtcatacataaataaacaatatatattaaCTTTATATATTGTCTACCAACACATTGTGAGATTTTGCAAAGTTTCATAAAGGATGAGAAAACACCTTGTTGTATACTGTACATGTAATTCACTCTCAAAGTACCCTGATTTTACACTAAATTAAAATCCTGGCCTCCAGCTAGACATTTCAACACACCCAAACATTCTTTTAAGTCTCATGTAGCTTCTTATACTACAGTTAAACCTTAACATAATGAGAAAGATAATATATAACAGTATAAAACAAGAGTGAAAATTGTAAgtagtgatcgaccgatataTCGGCATTAATTAATCAGCATTTTTATATAATCCGTATCGGCCAATATATGAGTGCAAGAGGCCGATGTTTACACAACgcacacaggcaatgctgtgAGCAGCTCCGTCTTTCTGACTGTTAGAGCGCCCCTTGCATCCGTTTTTGCCACCTTACACACAGATATTGAGCGCACAAGTACAGGcgtacaagcctccaacctgtagctgcatgcTGTCTCATCTGAGAAAATGGTAAGAATTATTCtttcttcttcagctctcagtATTTGTTTATAACTGTtctttgtaacatacactcaataatctgctgttgatagttgtaacctagatacccagcgttatttagcctcttatttcGCTCATTGGTTGCCGGCGCCTAAAAAATCACATGGTCATATccgtcagtatatctcaagtactacaggtccaaagtcgacagtcaatgtaccaaattaaagcttaaagtcactgcttttttcattttatatataatctcactcgataaataagtatttttggtGGAAATACACCTTGCCCGAAAATTGTTATGAAAACTTTTTCACAGCACCATATTTGAGTCAATGTGTACATATCACACACCAATCGAACGGGCAGACACTCGGGACCACGAGGATATACGCTAAACTGCaggactaaggaattaaagccGAAAAAATAAGATATCCCAAACTACTTAtgaggtttcttcctcatcaatGAAAAAAATTGCTTCCcaaagcctgaagagcccacaagcggctcacacacaaagtttgCATCGCTTACCTTAGAttgtccccttcaaaacgagactaaatTTGAGTCTCTCCGTCAaactgttgtaaaaaaaaaataaataaaattcaggtagtataaaaaaactgaacactttatttttcaaaacactTAGGCGTAAAAAACTCTTCAAAAAGTAACCAAAAAGTAccatattcattaattcattgtctgaattattgggtgcaaggcaggaacacaccctggagggggcgtcaatccttcacagggcgacacgcactcacattcacacctatggacacttgagtctccaatccacataccaacttgtgtttttggaccgtgggaggaaaccagagcacccagggGAAAAAGTCCCACAcgtaaaagtaaaatatttttttaaaaaaatgtatatttacaaaatatgacTTTCCCAAAAAATATGTCAGATTCCCCTTCTTATATGTGTATTATACAAATATAGGcataaaagtatttttaaacaaatatttcaataaatgattattgtaaaaataattaaatgtattatgtatttaatgtataaaatattttattttgtacatgtgaacaaaataaatattttgcactGTTAATGTACAATACACTATAGGATAGTTTTAATAGATGTATACTTTTCAGTCCAAGTCCTTTTATGTACTGTTAAGTGGCTGGAACATGAACAGTATTGAGTCAAAATATGTACACTTTCAGCAATCAGttatgaaattaaaatattttactacTACTTGTCCAACAAatgttttacaaatatttttaaaaattgtttggACACagagataaataataaaaaaaagcgaATCCAGCGATCCAGGCCCCTCCTGTTCCCGTGAAGGAAGATATCAAGGCTGCTCCTGTtccagtgactgtggccccggccgcttctgttcaCGTCCCTAGAttggccccaaggacttcggggccgattcACAGAACAGTGCCCAGGCTGGCATCTCGGACATTGCCagagacttttgccagtccttgGCACTCACCCATGTTATGTTCCTTTGTCTGTTCCTGTTTTTGTCCCCGTCAGTGCTCAAGTCTATCCCCATGgctgtcctggtccctgttcgcCTGCCTAGTCCAGTTCCCAGTTTAATGAAGTGTCTTGTTTTGTCTTGTCTCTTGCATGCCTCAGTGAGGTATGCTTTAAGAGGGGAGTTATGTAACAGTTTTGtatttcttgtttgtgctccccttgtcatgtgacggTTCCCCCTCGTGTCTGCTTCCCGCTTGTTCCCTGGTCacgtgatacccttcccttgtgttttctagtgtcatgtgtctgtgtccaggtgtttcttgtttgagtTGTTGTCATATAGTCCTGTTCAATGACTTGCCATGTTATATCTGGTTCTGTTTGATGccttgtgtttagcccctgTGTTCAAGTTCACTGTCTTATATTAAAatctcctgcacttacctccttCCCTTCTCCTTGTACCTGTTCCTTCTGACCTTACCCCCCACCAGAGACAGCACCGTGACAAAGAGCAGAAGAGAGCCAAATGCCCAGCAGAGAGGATTATGTCAGAGATTTAAGTGTGTGCAAAATGTAACTAGAAACAAAGTGCAAAGATAAGCAAATTACTTAAAACctatatttaatttcaaatagTACAAAGATTACATTCTAAATTTTGAAATTGATAGTTTGTTCTTTGAAACATGTTaggtcattttgaatttgatgccagcaacatgttccaaaaaaagTTAGGACAGGGGTTTATCAGTGTGTTGCATCATCTCTTATTTTAATCACAGGCTGTAAGCATCTAGGAACTGAGGAGACTAGTTGTGGTAGTTCTGAAATTGAACTGCTTTCTGATTCTTGCAtgttataggatttcagctACACATTTCATAATGCGTCAGTTGATTTCAGTGGGTATTGGATTTGTTTAGCTCCCAGACCATTTACTAAGCAGTCATGCACgcagaatgtggattggccTTGTCTTACAAACAAGGCTTTTCCCAGAAATCAATGCCTGGATGGCAGCATGCTGCTTCAAAACTtgtcattcagcattaacgtgTCTTCATAaatgtgcaagtcacccatgcgaTGTGCACTAATGCATCCTCATACCATCATGGACACTGGCATTTGAACTGTTTTTATAACAAGCCACTCCTCATCTGCCCCTCTGGGCTGACCTGTTACCAGTTAACATTTAAATACCACTTGCACCCTCGTGGCCCTCGTTTTATGCATGTTCACCTATAAGTGCAAGACATTAAGGTGTGCTAattcttttattttcctcaACAAGGGTGTTCGCGAGTGCCCCCTATGTGCAGTTGATGCTCCTCTCCTGTAAGCCCGAAGCAGATGACATTTTCATGAAGGCAATCACTCATGTTCTACTACAAGCCTGTGGCATTCCTTGCAGAAACATCAAAACCAATGTGATTTGAGTcatgttattaaatatttactagATGCAAGttcctttatattttataaaatacaagtAATCATTGATAAAACAACAGGACATTGCTGGTAACCCActatttatgcagaaatatttaCATGTCTTTGTAAAACTTGATCAATAAATGATGCTCTATGTTATGGTGGTCACAGTCTGAGCAAATTCACTCTTTGGCGTTTCCTTCAATAAATCTAGATATTTCATGTAAGGTTTTATGTAAAAGGCTGTAAAAAAGCAGAAAGGTAAAAGCTTGTGGGTCATACactccaaataaaataaataatttcaacAGCTTTAACATATTTAAGTGTTTAATAGAACACTATAAAGTTAAGCCCAGTTTGGCTAGAAACGTTGTGCTTCATATTTaagctctgtgtgtggtggaagagaaggaacagcactatcctcctccctcaatccatggctgaggggcccttgagcaaggcactgaacccacaactgctcccttgGGCACCGGGGATGGCTGGTACGTTCACAGCCCCTACTACACTACTAAGACACATTACGTTGTACAATGcacatttattattactattactatttaTTATATGTAAACACCCGAAGGGTGCAAGTGTCCCATTCTGTTCTTAACACTCCAACCCCTTGCACACTTGAAACCTTGCGCCTCTTCCACTTACCTTTCAACAACCTCATCAAACGTCCTCAAACTGCACACGTCCAGAAAGGCCTAAGGGCTTAAGGCATGAATTGGGATTGGGGTAACATTGAATTTTACAGAACAAATTTTCAGCCTGAATTTAACCATCTCAAATCCTGGAAAGGAAATCTTAAAGTGAAATTAAGAGACTGAAATAATATTCACcgaataataaatgtatttttttaattctttaaaaaaaaatttaatattaaCTTTGAATATAAGTTTTACAAT from Hoplias malabaricus isolate fHopMal1 chromosome 7, fHopMal1.hap1, whole genome shotgun sequence includes the following:
- the LOC136702819 gene encoding cytochrome P450 2J2-like isoform X2, yielding MVKEALVTQLDSFADRPVIPLFDKLYKGRSVSLSNGYMWKSQRKFLISHLRYFGEARKDLELSIQQECLCLCDTFKEVKGPFNPQFYVYSAVSNIICAMMFGHRFDYHDEQFLNILRLDIEAIFLAGSTKAHLYNLFPRIFDYIPGEHQQMFSDYSQIIDFMKEEIKKHKQNWDPSDPRDYIDAYLVEMEKKKSDPQAGFRSDTLVFILMDMLEAGTETIASTIRWALLYLMKYPEMQRRLQAEIDRVIGQIRQPCLDDRPNMPYTEAVVHETQRIGNVVPLGFPKRASQDTTLGGYFIPKGTSVTTSLSSVLFDKNVWETPDTFNPGHFLDEHGHFCKRDAFMPFSAGRRVCLGEQLARMELFLFITSLLQRFTFSPAPGEELSLEGQLGFTNTPCPYRVCVTPR
- the LOC136702819 gene encoding cytochrome P450 2J2-like isoform X1, which codes for MFLHDLLEYFDFKTWLLCLFLFILLIDIIRNKNPTNFPPGPWRPPFIGNVFTGVDHKTVDKLSKKYGDVFSVRWGSDKIVFISGYKMVKEALVTQLDSFADRPVIPLFDKLYKGRSVSLSNGYMWKSQRKFLISHLRYFGEARKDLELSIQQECLCLCDTFKEVKGPFNPQFYVYSAVSNIICAMMFGHRFDYHDEQFLNILRLDIEAIFLAGSTKAHLYNLFPRIFDYIPGEHQQMFSDYSQIIDFMKEEIKKHKQNWDPSDPRDYIDAYLVEMEKKKSDPQAGFRSDTLVFILMDMLEAGTETIASTIRWALLYLMKYPEMQRRLQAEIDRVIGQIRQPCLDDRPNMPYTEAVVHETQRIGNVVPLGFPKRASQDTTLGGYFIPKGTSVTTSLSSVLFDKNVWETPDTFNPGHFLDEHGHFCKRDAFMPFSAGRRVCLGEQLARMELFLFITSLLQRFTFSPAPGEELSLEGQLGFTNTPCPYRVCVTPR
- the LOC136702819 gene encoding cytochrome P450 2J3-like isoform X3, with the protein product MWKSQRKFLISHLRYFGEARKDLELSIQQECLCLCDTFKEVKGPFNPQFYVYSAVSNIICAMMFGHRFDYHDEQFLNILRLDIEAIFLAGSTKAHLYNLFPRIFDYIPGEHQQMFSDYSQIIDFMKEEIKKHKQNWDPSDPRDYIDAYLVEMEKKKSDPQAGFRSDTLVFILMDMLEAGTETIASTIRWALLYLMKYPEMQRRLQAEIDRVIGQIRQPCLDDRPNMPYTEAVVHETQRIGNVVPLGFPKRASQDTTLGGYFIPKGTSVTTSLSSVLFDKNVWETPDTFNPGHFLDEHGHFCKRDAFMPFSAGRRVCLGEQLARMELFLFITSLLQRFTFSPAPGEELSLEGQLGFTNTPCPYRVCVTPR